In the Candidatus Cloacimonadaceae bacterium genome, one interval contains:
- a CDS encoding DUF2147 domain-containing protein, whose product MKTAILLIIAIAMLMPLALLAQKPDDITGVWYNGEKTSKIEVFKTTAGNYAGRIVWLKVPNDAAGIPRVDKDNPEASLRARPLMGLVVLTGLNVKANAKYDCGKIYDPKSGKTYSSKAEFDGIDNLKLRGYIGVSIVGRTDTWTRTTK is encoded by the coding sequence ATGAAAACCGCCATTCTCCTGATCATCGCGATCGCCATGCTGATGCCGCTGGCGCTTCTTGCTCAAAAACCTGACGACATCACCGGCGTCTGGTATAATGGTGAAAAAACCAGCAAGATCGAGGTCTTCAAAACCACCGCCGGAAACTATGCCGGCAGAATCGTCTGGCTCAAAGTACCAAACGACGCAGCCGGAATCCCCCGAGTGGACAAAGACAATCCTGAGGCGAGCCTGCGCGCCCGACCGCTCATGGGCTTGGTAGTCCTGACCGGTCTGAACGTCAAAGCCAACGCCAAGTATGACTGCGGTAAGATCTATGATCCAAAATCCGGCAAAACCTATTCCAGCAAAGCGGAATTCGACGGAATTGACAACCTGAAACTGCGCGGCTACATCGGCGTTTCGATCGTTGGTAGAACCGATACCTGGACGCGCACCACTAAATAA